CGGCGGCGGCGCCGGCGCCGGTGGTGGTGCCGGCGGCGGCGGTGGTGGCGGCGCTTCGGGAACGGGGCGTCCGGGAATCGGCGCGGGGCGCACCGGCGGTTGCTCCGGGATCTCGATGACGGCTGTGGGTTCCGGGGCCGGGGGTTCTGGTAGCGGCGGTGGCTCACTGAATACCGGTGGCCTGCTGAACACCGGGGCCGGACGAGGCCGTGGCGCGTCCGCCGGCGGTTCCGGCACTGGACGCCGCGGCAGCGGGGGAAGATTCATCACCCGGGTGCCTTCGGTGGTCGGAGCCGGACGCACCGGTTCTGGTTCCACCTCGGCCACGGGTTCCGGCTCAGGTTCGGGTTCCAGCTCGGCCGCGGGTTCCGGCTCGGGTTCAGGCTCGGGCTCGGGCGCCGGCTCTGACGCCGGTTCTGAAGATGGCGGCACGTCCATCACCTTCGTCCCCGCTGTCGACGGGCCCGTCGCTACCGGCACGTCCTCGACAACAGTCGGGGCCTCGGACTCGGCAGCCTCCTGGGCCAGCTTGGCCCGAATCTCGCGGACCGGAATCGGATTCGTGTCCGCGTCGCTGCTGCGCTTGAATCCCGTTTTCGGCGCGTCGGATTCGCTCACTATCGGGTTCTCGAAATCAATTGGCCGGTGGTCATACCGAGCACATTCTCCAACGCTGCCCGCATGTCGCCGAGTTCGATCCGCATCAGCTCGGTTTCACCGAGATCCTCCACGTCGATGTCGTCGCGTTCGCTCAAGCGATACTCCCGCTCCTCCTCGGCCGATTCGATGACATTGCGAACGAAACGTCCATTGCCCACCAGGTCGATCTCGCGGCGCAGCGCACCGGTGTCGTCCGCCGACTGGTTGCGGTAGAGAACCTCGCAGGCCGAGACGAGTTCGTCGTACGCCCCTTCGGTCAGCTCGGAATCCCTGGTCTTGGCTATCAGCCGGCCGATGTCGCCGAGCTCGGTCGGGTTGTAGGAGGCGAACCGGATCCGCTTGGTGAACCGCGACGCCATGCCCTCGTTGGACGCCAGGAACCGGTCGATCTCCGCGTCGTATCCGGCGATGATGACCACCAACCGGTCCCGGTCGTTCTCCATCCGGGCCAACAGCGTGTCGACTGCCTCACGGCCGAAGGCGTCACCACCGGACAGGCCGGTCTGAATCAGCGTGTACGCCTCGTCGATGAACAGCACCCCGTCCATCGCCGAATCGATCAGCGCCGACGTCTTGATCGCCGTACTACCGAGATGTTCGCCGACGAAATCACTGCGCTTGGCCTCGATCACCGACGGTGTCTTCAGCAGACCGAGTCCGCAGTACACCTGCGCGACGACCCGGGCGATGGTGGTCTTGCCGGTGCCCGGCGGCCCCGTGAACGCCAGGTGCAGGCTGCGCGCGGCCGCACTCAGTCCTTTCCCTTCGCGCACTTTGGCCAACTTCGCGGCCGAGCGCAGTTTTGCCACTTGCAGCTTGACGTCGGTCAGGCCGATCTGGCGGTCCAGCTCGATCTGGGCGGCGCGCAGATATTCATTGCCGCGCTCGGAGAGGCTTTCGGCACTGACTTCCCGGGCGCTGCGCGCGGTGGACGGATCCCATCTGTCGGTGCGGGAGTCGATGTCGTCCCGGGTGCTGACGATGAGGCGGTACTTCGGGTCGTGCAGGGCGGCCGCATTGGCCTCGAAGCCGGGCTCCTCGCTGTAGATGCGCTCGAAGATGATCCGCGCCTCGGGCTCTTTGCCCATCTCGCGCAGGGTCAGCCCCTTGCAAAACTCCGCGGCCCGGCTCGCGGCCGGAATCGGCCCGTCGATCGCCTGATCCAGCCGACGGATCGCCTCGCCGAACAAGCCCATCTGCGCACAGGCCGAACCCACCATCAGGTGGCATCCGGCACTGACGTACTCGTCGCTGAATGAGGCTGAATTAGCCAGTGCCGTAAGGACATCCGGCCAGCGCTGAGTGGTGAAGTGCAGGACCGCCCGGATGTAGGCGCAGATCTCGTTGTTCTCGGCGTCGCCGTCGGGCATGGACCGTCGCAGGGTTCCGAGTTCGTCGAGCACCCGCTCGGCCTCGTCATAGTCCTT
This genomic stretch from Mycobacterium paragordonae harbors:
- the eccA gene encoding type VII secretion AAA-ATPase EccA encodes the protein MPGTRDAQRVFDAGVLSLGIPIDGLETDRDVAYAALAFKRATEHDPQMSDAWLGRAAAGDVSSEVLYNLWRTSKDNLNREQRRLGLPRHALSGRFQTGLYLDYTLSTLTEVWLAYAASMIAGKDYDEAERVLDELGTLRRSMPDGDAENNEICAYIRAVLHFTTQRWPDVLTALANSASFSDEYVSAGCHLMVGSACAQMGLFGEAIRRLDQAIDGPIPAASRAAEFCKGLTLREMGKEPEARIIFERIYSEEPGFEANAAALHDPKYRLIVSTRDDIDSRTDRWDPSTARSAREVSAESLSERGNEYLRAAQIELDRQIGLTDVKLQVAKLRSAAKLAKVREGKGLSAAARSLHLAFTGPPGTGKTTIARVVAQVYCGLGLLKTPSVIEAKRSDFVGEHLGSTAIKTSALIDSAMDGVLFIDEAYTLIQTGLSGGDAFGREAVDTLLARMENDRDRLVVIIAGYDAEIDRFLASNEGMASRFTKRIRFASYNPTELGDIGRLIAKTRDSELTEGAYDELVSACEVLYRNQSADDTGALRREIDLVGNGRFVRNVIESAEEEREYRLSERDDIDVEDLGETELMRIELGDMRAALENVLGMTTGQLISRTR